From Brachyspira pilosicoli, a single genomic window includes:
- the cobA gene encoding uroporphyrinogen-III C-methyltransferase: MSGKVYIVGGGCGSYELLTLKAKEVLSICDCVIYDRLVDNSILQFCNEKAELVYLGKEHGNPELQNTIHKTILKYALQNKTVVRLKGGDPLVFGRGGEELDFLYDNNIKFEIVPGISSSIASCEYAGIPLTYRNISRSFHVFTAHAMGEYNHLDFTIISKLEGTLVFLMGIANLEKIVNGLLENGKSKSSQASIVENACRPNQRVIVGTLENIVSLSKEKNIKSPAAIIVGEVVQFQNKFSWYDKMPLSGKSILITRDKKRGNILYNRLISLGAQCYLLPMIDIEYNNKQINDLNKYKAILLCSSNGANAFIEKIDDLRILNNIKIGVVGKATLNALEKYKIKADFYPNKFLVNELIKESLNHTKENDNILIITSNISPINADEISSKYNRNFTKLELYNTKKIKYEEKVMIENINMIDYIIFFSPSTVESFLESINYNVSLIKNKKIASIGPVTSKKIRDNNLSVYLEAEEFYTEGVIKSLLEDK; this comes from the coding sequence ATGTCTGGCAAAGTATATATTGTTGGAGGCGGCTGCGGTTCTTATGAGCTTTTAACATTAAAAGCAAAAGAAGTTTTATCTATATGCGATTGTGTTATATATGATAGGCTTGTTGATAATAGTATACTTCAATTTTGCAATGAAAAAGCAGAGTTAGTATATTTAGGAAAGGAGCACGGAAATCCTGAACTTCAAAATACTATACATAAAACAATTCTAAAATATGCCTTGCAAAATAAAACAGTTGTAAGACTCAAAGGCGGAGACCCTTTAGTATTTGGAAGAGGCGGAGAGGAATTAGATTTCTTATATGACAACAACATTAAATTTGAAATAGTGCCAGGCATAAGTTCATCAATAGCCTCATGCGAATATGCAGGCATTCCTTTAACTTATAGAAATATATCAAGAAGTTTTCATGTATTTACAGCCCATGCTATGGGTGAATATAATCATTTAGATTTTACTATAATCTCAAAATTGGAAGGGACTTTAGTATTTTTGATGGGAATAGCAAACCTTGAAAAGATAGTTAATGGACTTTTAGAAAACGGCAAATCAAAATCTTCTCAAGCTTCAATAGTAGAAAATGCATGCCGTCCAAATCAAAGAGTAATAGTAGGCACTTTAGAAAATATTGTTAGTTTATCTAAAGAAAAAAACATAAAGTCCCCCGCTGCTATTATTGTTGGGGAAGTGGTTCAATTTCAAAATAAATTTTCTTGGTATGATAAAATGCCTTTAAGCGGAAAGTCTATTTTAATAACAAGAGATAAAAAAAGAGGCAATATTTTATACAATAGATTAATAAGCTTAGGAGCACAATGTTATCTGCTGCCTATGATAGATATAGAATATAATAATAAACAAATAAATGATTTAAATAAATATAAAGCTATATTATTATGTTCATCAAATGGAGCTAATGCATTTATTGAAAAAATAGATGATTTGAGAATATTAAATAATATAAAAATAGGCGTTGTAGGAAAAGCAACTTTAAATGCTTTAGAAAAATATAAAATTAAAGCAGACTTTTACCCTAATAAATTTTTAGTTAATGAATTAATAAAAGAATCTCTAAACCATACTAAAGAAAATGATAATATATTAATAATCACATCAAATATATCTCCTATAAATGCAGATGAAATAAGCAGCAAATATAATAGAAACTTCACAAAATTAGAATTATATAATACTAAAAAAATAAAATATGAAGAGAAAGTAATGATAGAAAATATTAATATGATAGATTATATAATATTTTTTAGCCCATCTACAGTTGAATCATTTTTGGAATCAATTAATTATAACGTATCTTTAATTAAAAATAAAAAAATAGCATCTATAGGACCTGTAACAAGCAAAAAAATAAGAGATAATAATTTAAGTGTATATTTAGAAGCTGAAGAATTTTATACTGAAGGTGTTATAAAATCTTTATTGGAAGATAAATAA